From Sander lucioperca isolate FBNREF2018 chromosome 14, SLUC_FBN_1.2, whole genome shotgun sequence, the proteins below share one genomic window:
- the zmym4 gene encoding zinc finger MYM-type protein 4 isoform X3, translating into MPHSCIYPGCGIKAKWFKPETFHDLPFRYKDPELLQQWLVVLKMDITTPVETPKKKRYRVCSRHFDEDDFYYPGKAKDPKKTTKVQLKRNTIPRVGPPAAAIVEVTEGTDRESMEAVSEPGSSADVRDPELVHTASPRLSEHGEGDNFVASENEMESKEIEPKESKTASQLSTEETVCTVLIHCDETGNTSESERGEATEVKTEEKPDIDTKEDIDTQQEKESPASKVRLSAVDDLDEMMDIGTVDQVEQEAQMKEEEHNSLMDVDSCCSPAISNTASVAEDSNSVKEEADEKPTVLTPAEEEDMKVSLDGIQSSLSPLSEAMTSTGSDSSSPATIMNGMKIVKMSIPRLDTESVHAAAQPIKSSPSPPLVKVKDEPIDEDYEQALTQQPPTASVKDEPNTAKEDLRIGSVFSVSPAAETQTQPTSNPSSLHMSCSHCSKSLMKGQTAFQRKGSPALFCSTSCLTTSLPTVKGVSKVCHSCQKLIFRPQDVILAPDDKGGMKEFCSQNCLTSFNYKKSAATKTVPQPIGPQSLCSMCTRYSVSKHEVILSGAVHKICSDACFNRFRTVNNLSMAGCANCGSYCHMKPLMLKMDDCNKTLCNAECLAKYKEKTKITKACTMCRTTRLLAETVDSKNSDDSVNLFCSSSCVMAFKVQSVSASGARLNCDSCGKNSVPAYHLAMSDTSIRNFCTLPCVMAFQDKFKKSQKQVNVFTKLPMGSQVPAIIPTQTPQDVPKGPLKLNCSQCNRNIAFKPEVIQIKDKIVFVCSVDCANEFKKDNSVTSLCEYCKIEKITRDAKRINNKDCFFCSDGCKLLFRHDMTKNWGKHCHSCVYCHSVSKKLVTAQYGGSTEEFCSDDCRSKYTMLFCHVAKCDTCGRKGKLKQSLPMVGEVKHFCDLTCLLQFCCDKVATQGEIFKGTEEATPVIGNVISLAGPPIGNRTAQQSTQHTNTGIVLQSKNSGHKDTVKVHPPPAPKILKNKALLCRPMVQNKGVSCRTQTADVEAQTDDVLPKIMIVPIPVPVYVPVPMNMYSQCTPRPVAMPVPLPVPMFLPVTMDSAERIVETIQEIKEKIPSDPFEAELILMAEMVAEQHEKNDKEERPKEKVVEKDRERHEAAAPAEHTSNYSDDLDTDDLTSFLNNWEDTSDAGVRSPSRPYGLDKLNPILDIPVASEHYFQPPPPPSSPPPMDIEADFTVETLERMAQLREQSQRSPSLPATQRRQAHRKAREKRGRKSKRSKAAEASTQKGVSNKALAIELPKLKSQYGVDSWKRWIQWRQTQSNLETPRFGSRPMELKEDVLRSTTAELSYGLCCFIAEVKRTNGEPYSPDSLFYLCLGIQQYLFENGRVENIFMDRFYNKFSTEFNNMLRGFKPSITASGYIHSRVEEEFLWDCKQLGAYSPIVLLNTLLFFCCKYFGFTTVEQHRQLSFAHVMRCTKTNQNNTKTTFLRFYPPISINEPESGTSTTEDPEVPAKKRKEEESKEDILEMAENTENPLRCPVRLYEFYLSKCSESVKQRTNLFYLHPERCCVPNSPLWYSSTPLDDSTMEGMLIRILTVRELHLTARKDGGMEKKTPDDPPFIPDEEEDGDSE; encoded by the exons ATGCCACACAGTTGTATCTATCCCGGCTGCGGTATAAAAGCTAAATGGTTCAAGCCGGAGACCTTCCATGATCTGCCGTTTCGCTACAAAGACCCGGAGCTTCTACAGCAGTGGCTTGTCGTTCTGAAAATGGACATCACGACGCCAGTCGAGACGCCAAAGAAGAAGCGCTACCGTGTCTGTAGCAGACATTTTGATGAAGACGACTTCTATTATCCTGGTAAAGCCAAGGACCCAAAAAAGACGACTAAAGTACAGCTGAAAAGGAACACTATTCCACGAGTGGGGCCACCGGCCGCGGCCATAGTTGAG GTAACAgaggggacagacagagagtccaTGGAAGCTGTTTCAGAGCCGGGATCATCAGCAGATGTTAGAGACCCAGAGCTTGTTCACACAGCGTCTCCTAGACTCTCCGAACATGGAGAGGGGGATAACTTTGTTGCCTCTGAAAACGAAATGGAAAGTAAAGAAATTGAACCTAAAGAAAGTAAGACGGCCTCACAGTTGTCTACAGAAGAGACAGTCTGTACAGTTTTGATTCACTGTGATGAAACAGGCAACACCTCAGAGTCTGAAAGAGGGGAGGCCACTGAGGTAAAAACTGAGGAAAAGCCAGACATTGACACTAAGGAGGAC ATCGACACACAGCAGGAAAAGGAGTCTCCTGCCAGTAAAGTGAGGCTTTCTGCAGTGGACGACCTCGACGAGATGATGGACATTGGTACAGTGGATCAGGTGGAACAGGAAGCGCAGATGAAAGAGGAGGAACATAATAGTTTGATGGATGTGGATAGCTGCTGTTCACCTGCCATTTCAAATACAG CCTCAGTGGCAGAGGACAGTAACTCTGTTAAGGAAGAAGCTGATGAGAAACCCACTGTATTAACTCctgcagaggaggaggacatgAAAGTGTCTTTAGACGGGATCCAGTCCAGCTTGTCTCCGTTGTCTGAAGCCATGACCAGTACAG GAAGTGACAGCTCATCACCAGCGACCATAATGAACGGGATGAAAATAGTTAAGATGTCAATACCAAGATTAGACACT GAAAGCGTGCATGCTGCTGCTCAGCCAATCAAGTCGTCTCCTTCACCACCTTTGGTCAAGGTGAAGGATGAGCCAATAGACGAAGATTATGAACAAGCTCTAACTCAACAACCTCCTACAGCTAGTGTGAAAGATGAGCCCAATACGGCAAAG GAGGACTTGAGGATTGGATCGGTCTTCTCTGTGAGCCCAGCTGCCGAAACACAGACGCAACCCACCTCCAACCCCTCATCGTTGCACATGTCCTGTTCCCACTGCAGTAAGAGCCTGATGAAAGGACAGACTGCTTTCCAGAGGAAGGGCTCCCCAGCGCTCTTCTGCTCCACCTCCTGCCTCACCACGTCTCTCCCCACAGTCAAAGGAGTCTCTAAGGTCTGCCACAGCTGCCAAAA GTTGATATTTCGGCCTCAGGATGTCATTCTGGCTCCAGATGATAAAGGCGGCATGAAGGAATTCTGCAGCCAGAACTGCCTGACTTCCTTCAACTACAAGAAGTCCGCCGCCACCAAAACAGTACCACAACCAATAGGACCACAGTCACTCTGTAGCATGTGCACCAGATACAGCGTT AGTAAACATGAAGTAATCCTGAGCGGTGCTGTCCACAAGATCTGCAGTGACGCTTGTTTTAACCGCTTCCGCACTGTAAACAACCTGTCCATGGCCGGCTGTGCGAACTGCGGCTCTTACTGCCACATGAAACCGCTCATGCTGAAGATGGATGACTGCAACAAAACTCTGTGCAATGCAGAGTGTCTGGCCAAGTACAAAGAG AAAACGAAGATAACCAAGGCTTGTACGATGTGTCGCACTACCCGGTTGCTGGCAGAAACGGTTGACAGCAAAAACAGTGATGACTCTGTTAACCTCTTCTGTAGCAGCAGCTGTGTGATGGCATTCAAGGTTCAGTCTGTCAGTGCATCAG GTGCTCGGTTGAATTGTGATAGTTGTGGGAAAAACTCAGTACCGGCCTACCACCTGGCCATGTCAGATACCTCCATCAGGAACTTCTGCACTCTACCTTGTGTCATGGCTTTTCAG GATAAGTTCAAGAAGTCTCAGAAACAGGTGAATGTTTTTACCAAGTTACCAATGGGATCCCAAGTCCCGGCCATCATTCCTACTCAAACTCCACAAGATGTCCCCAAAGGACCACTGAAACTGAACTGCTCCCAGTGTAACCGCAACATAGCTTTTAAACCTGAAGTCATCCAGATCAAG GACAAGATAGTTTTTGTTTGTAGCGTGGACTGTGCTAACGAGTTCAAGAAAGACAACTCTGTGACGAGCCTGTGTGAATACTGTAAGATTGAAAAGATCACCAGAGACGCCAAAAGAATCAACAACAAAGACTGCTTTTTCTGCAGCGACG GCTGTAAGCTCCTCTTTCGACACGACATGACTAAAAACTGGGGGAAACACTGTCACTCCTGCGTCTACTGCCACAGTGTGTCCAAGAAGCTGGTGACGGCACAGTATGGAGGCTCGACGGAGGAGTTCTGCTCTGATGACTGCAGGTCCAAATACACCATGCTGTTCTGCCAC GTTGCAAAGTGTGACACCTGCGGCCGCAAAGGGAAACTGAAGCAGAGTCTTCCCATGGTGGGAGAAGTCAAACACTTCTGTGATCTGACTTGTCTGCTGCAATTCTGCTGTGATAAAGTGGCCACGCAAGGCGAGATCTTCAAAG GTACAGAGGAGGCCACACCTGTCATCGGCAACGTCATCTCGCTTGCAGGGCCTCCAATAGGCAACAGAACAGCCCAGCAAAGTacgcaacacacaaacacag GCATCGTCTTACAATCAAAGAACTCTGGACAT AAAGATACAGTGAAAGTTCACCCTCCTCCCGCCCCCAAAATCCTGAAGAACAAGGCCCTGCTCTGCAGACCGATGGTGCAGAACAAAGGCGTCTCCTGTAGAACACAGACAGCTGATGTCGAAGCACAGACAG ATGACGTCCTCCCTAAAATCATGATCGTTCCTATCCCAGTGCCGGTATATGTTCCTGTACCCATGAACATGTACAGCCAGTGTACCCCCAGACCTGTGGCCATGCCAGTACCG CTGCCTGTACCCATGTTCCTTCCTGTTACAATGGACAGCGCTGAACGCATTGTGGAAACCATCCAGGAGATCAAGGAAAAGATCCCGTCTGACCCCTTTGAGGCGGAGCTCATCCTCATGGCGGAGATGGTTGCAGAACAACATGAGAAGAATGACAAAGAGGAGAGACCAAAGGAGAAAGTGgtggagaaagacagagagagacatgaagCAGCTGCTCCAGCAG AGCACACCAGTAACTACAGTGATGATTTGGACACAGACGACTTGACCAGTTTCCTCAACAACTGGGAGGACACCTCTGATGCAGGTGTAAGGTCTCCCAGTCGACCATATGGTCTCGATAAGCTCAATCCGATTCTAGACATTCCTGTGGCCAGTGAGCATTACTTCCAGCCCCCACCTCCACCTTCATCTCCACCTCCCATGGACATCGAAGCTGACTTTACCGTCG AAACCTTGGAGAGAATGGCCCAGCTTAGAGAACAGTCCCAGCGATCCCCGAGCCTGCCTGCCACTCAGCGACGACAAGCTCACAGGAAAGCCCGAGAAAAGAGG GGCCGAAAGTCAAAGCGGTCTAAGGCAGCTGAAGCGTCAACTCAAAAAGGCGTTTCTAACAAGGCCTTGGCTATAGAACTCCCAAAACTGAAGAGTCAGTATGGTGTTGACTCCTGGAAGCGATGGATCCAGTGGAGGCAAACTCAATCCAACCTGGAGACGCCACGCTTTGGTT CTCGTCCCATGGAGTTGAAGGAGGATGTTCTTCGCTCCACCACTGCTGAGTTGAGCTACGGCCTCTGTTGCTTTATTGCTGAGGTGAAACGAACTAACGGAGAGCCGTACTCCCCCGACAGCCTGTTCTACCTCTGCCTCGGCATTCAACAG TACCTGTTTGAGAACGGTCGTGTGGAGAACATATTCATGGATCGCTTCTACAATAAATTCTCCACTGAGTTCAATAATATGCTGAGAGGTTTTAAGCCCTCGATCACAGCAAGTG gtTATATCCATTCCCGTGTGGAGGAGGAGTTTCTCTGGGACTGTAAACAGTTGGGGGCGTACTCCCCCATCGTCCTCCTAAACACTCTCCTTTTCTTCTGCTGCAAGTACTTTGGCTTCACCACGGTGGAGCAGCACCGCCAGCTGTCCTTTGCTCACGTCATGCGCTGCACCAAAACCAACCAGAACAACACCAAGACCACCTTCCTGCGCTTCTACCCGCCAATATCCATAAATGAGCCCGAGTCTGGTACCAGTACTACTGAAG ATCCAGAGGTTCCTGCAAAGAAGcgtaaggaggaggagagtaaagagGATATCCTGGAGATGGCGGAGAACACAGAAAACCCTCTCCGCTGTCCAGTCAGACTCTACGAGTTCTACCTCTCCAAGTG CTCGGAGTCAGTCAAGCAGCGCACCAACCTGTTCTACCTTCACCCTGAGCGCTGCTGCGTCCCCAACAGCCCCCTGTGGTACTCCTCCACGCCTCTAGACGATAGCACCATGGAGGGGATGCTCATCCGCATCCTCACCGTCAGAGAGCTTCATCTTACAGCGAGAAAAGATGGAGGAATGGAGAAGAAGACACCCGATGATCCACCATTTATACCTGACGAGGAGGAAGATGGAGATTCAGAGTGA